The Bombus huntii isolate Logan2020A chromosome 2, iyBomHunt1.1, whole genome shotgun sequence genomic interval AAGATCGCAGTATTACAGAACATCGATCTGCTGAACAAACATGAAAAAGACATTAGAAGTAAATTTATCCGTGTTTCTTTTGGAGCATTATCCGTGCATATGCTAGAACGATTATAGAAATACAGGATAAATTTTTCCCCGAGTGAGTTATTTCTGACGCTGATATAGCTACATTATATCTGCCCCGTATCGTGTTCAACCTCGCTACCGCACCGGTCGAAAGTTTACTGCCCATTGGTCTACGGCAcattactaaatatatttaccCTCCTGCAATAACAATATGAAAATGATGGTCCCTTTGCTAAAAGCCATCCGACGCACTTTGTGTGCCTGAAATTAATGTAATCATTATTATAGTCGCGATACAAATGGTTGCGTAGAATGTAATTTATTCACTGTTAACGAGAAGATTAATGAAACAATATCTATTAACGTTCTGTCATTGAATATTTTGCTTGTAATGTTGAAACAACGATTATTCGTGCTTTGTTATTCAATATTTTGCTTATAACGTTCAAACAATTCgtattaatattgtttaatattttgtttataatatCTTATCAATAATTATGGGGAATTTTCGCCATGTTTCTCAGAGgatatctaataaaagcatttattaaaaatttatctcttGTCGAagagttaataaaaatatttatgtcggatgaaataaaatttttctctctcgttcgAAGGATATCGTGGGATTTAAGAACATAAAATGAAAGTTTCAAAGTCATAAAGAATGTATTAAGCAGATGGAAGGTTCAAATATCCAAGGGAAAAATGCGACAATGTGCAAACGCAATGAAggaacgaataaaaatatgaatatagcTTTTAAAGTTATGTGCAAAGAATTATTATGATATTCTATACGTCATTTAGTTATTACACGATAACTGAAAGTATGTTCCAAAAATTCATCTCGTTTATATCTCTATGATGTTATTATCGTACGAAGAAACTTATATCTATACTACTGACATATGTTCTAACAAACTCTACAATTATTATAGTTTACAGTAAAGATCTAtaaatctatatatacatTCTTATGATGTATActaaagaaaaagagaaagttaAGGTGTTAAGAAAATCACTATTTTAGTCCCAATAACGATAATGAGATATTAATCGCATGACAGAAAAAATTGCACTTTTACAAGAATCTACATATTGATCCTCACAGAAAAGATTTATAAATTCTTACATTATAAAAAACCTTAAAGAATCTTTGTtccataaaatattaatcgtgCATATAGAAAAGTTACAAGTATAACAAATTCACTTTTTACTACTTCAATATCTTTCCTAATATTCTACTTGTATGTACATTACTATGTACATATCTacatttctattttatgaaaCGTTAATTATTCACATAGAAGAGCCACAAGTATAGTCAAATCATCATTAGAATAGATTATACTTTATGGACAAGTGATCTGCTTCAACTCACCGATCTCTTCCTAATACTTTACGCTTGTATTCTACACACATAGAGGCTCATAATAAAGTCGACTCttaataatttgataataaGAAATCGAAAGAATCAGAAAAAGAACTCAAAACTCAAACTCTAAAGAGAGTAAAGTGTGCGACATCTAGTATCTAACGGCTACAAAATGTAGCGAAGACCGCGTATACGAGCTGCCACCTCCGGCAGCTGTGTCCGTGAATAAAAAAAGCACTGGGGGCAGAGCAGCGTTTATGTTGTGAAAACGGGAGCAGCGTCCGAGTCCGAACCGACGAAATAGGAGCCGCGATAAACGAATGTGGGTTGCCCCTCTGAGACCTTGGCGAAGGTGGATGAGGCAGAGAGAGACGAGTCGAGGAAGGAGGCTACCTTATCAGAGGCAGCCTGGAGGCTGAAACTTCGTTCGCGTGGCCGACGTCGAACCACGAGGCGGCTCCATATATGGAGGGGGCCGTGCTAGGGAGAGGGTGTCGCCGACGCTCGAGTATAAAGTTCCACGACGCTGACGACCTCGCTTCACACCACGCCAGAAAACTCGACTCTCTTGGCGTTGCTCGCTCTCCCAATGATCGCTGATTAATTGGTCATGCGACGCCTGTTAATCTTTCATACGCCTACTCAATTGGAGGAATTTAACATCTTCATAGATTTTAACGCGAGATTCCGAGCATAGGATGGGAATATAAATCTTGAAGATAGAAAGAAGAACAAGAAAGCTTTCTACATATGCTAGAAAGTAGTTTTGATTGATTCAACGAAagtttcgttatatggtattcaTTATAGTGAAGTTGATCTGATTTAACATACGTAATTGGACCATCTTGAGATTTTAGTGCGAGATTACAAATATACAGAGTGAGAGTACGTATAAATGTTCGGGATACAATCGAGAACAATAGTTTGAACGAtattcttctatttttgtgcaagaaagaattttatacggtataaaagGAAAACAATTTTAGTTGATTCAACGAATGTcctattataaaatgaatttgatATAATTTAACAAGATTAAAGTCGTTATGGTTTTAATACCTTCGCAATTAACGAGCTAGGCATCATTATTTGTTTTGGATTATATATCTTCCGATAAAACGAATTGAATAATCAATTGAATTCCGCTGATTTTGCCCGgattaaaataattacgtGTTAATTAATTCTAGCAACAACATAAAATTGATCTGTGGCGTCGTATGATGAGTAGAACAGTTATGCTACGGTAATTTTTAGGATTGAAGAATTAAAACATTATTttggataaatcaaaattgTTTTAGGACATTCGTGCTATATTTTGGAAAGAGTGCTATTCTCTCTAGAAcatgttttgtaatttttggAAACGAAAACAACATATTTCACAGTGATGGTTTTGGCATCGGTTACAATTTATGGTATgctgaaaaaaaaaggattcTTTAAATGACATCAGACAACGATTAGAAATATATTGCAATGGTTTGGATATAGCACAGATTtagtaagaaaaaaaaacagaatgTTTTACGTAGTTTTCAATtctattttagaaaataatcaggagaaatattaaacatttgtTTCTTCGTTAAAAGTTTCTgacattaaatttattttatttttagtaaGTGATATTTACTTCTTAATTTATACATTACTTATAACgtataatacgttaaaatatatttcacaaaataagtgtagatttcaaatatttctaccAGAATGAAgtcaaaattacaaaatctaCAAACAAATCTTTGAACAAGCGCAGGTACATCACGACAACATTATTACAACATATTTTaatgttaaacttattaaaagattttaattatGGATACTTTCTTAATGTTGGTAATAACGTTGATGTCCTTGATGGTGATGTTCTTGATACTGATGAGGTTCTTCATAATGATAATGTTGTTCGTGATGAGGATTTGACCTAATAATATGAGGTACGATTGGTTTTTTAAAAGGTCTATCTCTTCCACCAAATCTAAGTTGACCTGACCCCTTTTTGCCACCAAAACCACCACctacataaaattataacaaCTATTAGTTATTtgtacatattataatataaattttagaaaGTTGAACACTTATAAGCAATTAGGATGTAATTACTTACCAAGTCTCCTTGGTTTCCACCCATGCAAAGTACGTCCACACTCGTAATCTACAAAAATTTGATAGCCTTTTAACGTAGCATCTACGCAACGTCTAATTACTCTTCTAGCTTCATCTTCGTTTCTCATTTCAATAAATCCATAACCTTGGGATAATCCAGTTACAACATCAACTATAACTTTTGCCGATACAACTTCTCCATATCTAGAaaaaaactaaatttattaatacttaagtatatatatcttttttatttgtgaAAACAATAAAGGTTGAAGTATATTAACATACCTCCTTTAAATCATGTTTGGTAATTTTTGGACCAAATCTGGCGACAAATAATGTCCTTTCTGGTTTTGATTTTAATCCATGAGGTGGTTCATAATGTGCTTGCATCGCACGACTAATAGCTTTATCATGTGGTTCTGTATCTGTACCATCGATGCTACCTGCTTTCAAGGGTTCGTATTTTTTGGCATAAGGACTCCAATTCTGCAAAGCATCCACCTAgaatataaatacattatattttaagatGCATTGATATACAATCTAAAGAACTTATGGTTACGTATCCCTAGTAAACCAAAACATAACCTACTGAATTGTACTGAATTGAATGCTCTTTAAATAGTACTTTAACATACAATTAATacatttgttttaaaataCCTCTAAAATGAcacgaaatttatttttattgcaatACATCATTTACTCACCATCTTTGTGAAAATAAAGTATAATGTATACTGACAAGAACGAATGTCATCAAATTATGAAAAAGATAACTACTATCACACGTCACACTcgagaaattataattatcgttaaataatattttctgaaacagaaaaagaacgaTATAACCTTTCCTATATAATAAACACTGTCAATGTTAGAAAACAACTTCGGACTATACGACGACGCCATCTGTATGAAATATTAgaagacgaatttgaattgGAAATCGTGAAATTCTCCGATCagtctcattttttaaaactaTTACAAACAATAAATTACTTTAAGGAAAGAATGTACAATTGCAATAACAACtatagcaattttattttattctaacaAAATTATACCGCTAATGGTAcactatattatatataactcATTATCGTACATATTCAAGATTACTTCCAAGTAACAATTGTTTTGTTAAAACGAAAGATTATAAATCAATGCAAGAATTATTAAATCatctataatacatataataatatatagtaacTTTTCATTCTTTTGTTACTAATAACTCATGCAAATGATCGATGCGACTATAAATAATAGAAGAGAACAAATTAACGACATTCTTTTTAACATTGTCgttattatcatttttattttctgttattACTTTTCTGAGATTTGTtgaatttgttaaattatttgaagGCCTCGCTGTACAACGAGCGAGGAGCAACAGCCGCGATTGAGAATAGGAAACGTCAGACAACAGGTGGAACTACATctattaatataatacaatatcgtGCGGCTTTGTGTCGTCCACGACACTGTAGAAGACTTTATTTAAAGGCACGGCTGGTGCGTTACATGCTCGTATTTACATAATACGAATTCCTATCGCGGGATAGCCTCATAAATTCACAATACACGCGGTTGCTGGAATTTCGTGACTGAGCGCGTGTATTTTATCGACGGTGGCGTCAATTTCGACCTTTTAGTATTTATTAATCGCAGAGGCGATGCGACGTTTCGAATAGCTAGAGACGAATACACAATCATCATGCGTATCACGAATACGGATTATAAATTTACGACGGACATAATCCTTCACTCGAACAACAAAGAGACAGTTTACCGTACAGTTTCATGCAACAAAGTcatagaaaatagaatatttattacattcgTATTCGTTATtgggaatataaataaaaaattataatatgcCGTTTAATTTGGTAGAATTACACGTCGATATGCATATgttattaatacaataatggattatatattatgatatatgtaaGTACTTACATTATCGAAACCTCAACTGGTGTCAAAGCATAAactaaatggaaaaatattggTTAAAGTTATAGTTATGAATATAGTTATTCTTattctaattataattatgttctaaattcaaagaaaaaaaaagtcaATCGAAATTCTATCGTCTAATAAGAAagattttcagatatttaaaagaaaatgaaactttTAGAATTCTCattgaaaataaagatatgtcgaattaattattttaatacatacatatattgaCATAAGTTCTCCTTAAATTATCTATCTAATTTAAATCAACCTGAAATCAAATGTTAATTACGTAACAGATAAATAATCATCGCTAAACTATATGGCTCGCATATTTCATTCgtatacaaataaaagaagataTGTATAGTTCAATACATTAAATGGTAACGAtgaaaagtattaaaatatttgtctgAATTAGTGATTGAATTACATCTAGgcttataataatttttggtACATTGTTCCATGTTAAAGTGGAATTAGTTTCATCGTATCAATGTTCCTATAATACTGTCACAGTTTCCAAATTTACGGTTCCAAGGGGATATTAATCAAACACTAGAATTTCAGCGTCTACGAAAAAGTTACAAGCTTCTAGCGTCAATTTCATTACGCCTGCGAATGTTTTAATCGTTACGTCTTAACAGAGACGCAAATTAGGAGAAAAATAATACTTCACATGGTTACGCTGATGCAAGTATCCTGGCCAGAAATCATCGCGATATTTCTGTATATTCGACGAAAATCGAAACTTAATGATTAATTCGCTATCTAAAAGTAATCTAGACATAGGCTATCAAACTAAATCGAGTTCTAAATGGGCACCCATTCGTCTCAACGCCAGTATGGTGTTTACCGCTTTAATCCACCTCTTCTTGATGACATACCgctttaatctaattttacAGATCGGATTCTCCAAGGCCACGTCCAACCATCGGTGTTCTAAGAGTTGAGTAGCGGATGGTCTTTTCCTGAAGCAAAACAATCGAtcaaatttacaattatttctaTGCAAATCGGTTGATATCTTAAGCATGGCGAGAGACAAAAGCGTTCGTATACATAGTTGGGatgtagaaataaaatgaGAACTATTTTCTATTGTTATTACACAAACGAATTTTAACGTAGTTATTTGGTAACTTGCAATGAGACAAGATTCGCATAATAGTAACATCTTGTCGAGACAAAATTGTTCGTGTAATACAATTAATTGatttccttctcttctcttatTGACGTACAATTAATGTTAACAGTAAATTTAGactaataaaattaagagaaATCTGGTTCTATATCTTCCCAGTCTTTAAGATCTTCTTTTGACGTTATACGGTATCCATTTATGGATTAGTTTTTGTTCGTGTACATTTGAATCGTTTAGAAGCCACGTTAATGAACTTCACAGATCGGAAGGTACAGGAGAATGATTATGTTGCTTGCGAACACTGTTTCTTCGATCTACTTCGGAATTTATCGTTATTTGTGTCATCTTCTTGCGATGAACGAATTTACGAAAGTAAATGATTTGTTCATTGAGAATTGAACGTTAATCATGTACTTATATAATGAAATGACGAAATTCATAAAAAGTGGAGTAATGAGCAAATTGGTTTCCAGCAAGTTCATACATAATATACAGTTACATGTAGTTAAATATACTTAGCACAGGAAACATctcttcttctatttttacATGTCAACTATACGAAAATTTTTGTCTCTTACTATATATTCTTCCCTTTGTTGCTAACCAAACTGAATGTGAAAGGAATATTTTCTTGGAGACCAAAGAAAAGAATGAATACACGTGTCGATTAtcgaaaaattttaataatcattcgttttttttttttttttttctaaatcgAACATAATAAATTTGACAACACGAGCAATTCACCAGGAACTCACGTATTTACTTGAATTCGACACAAATGAATTCAAATGAAATTGCGCACTCATTACAAACTCTTCAGTTCCATCCAAACCGGAAGTAGCAACGCTATTTGTatacattaaacaaaaaataatcgTATATCTTCACTGTGTCATCCACCACCGTCTCTGTATCTTGTATTGCCCTGAGAACTTCACAATGGCGAACgatcttcatcgtcgtcgtcgtcgtcgtcgtcagaAACGACAGGCAAATCCAACGTAGCCATCAACTCCACCAACGGTGTCGTCTCAACGATGTATCGAACTCGACGTGGATGAACTAACGTTAGTCGCCGTCGACTTTTGTTGTTTCGATTGGAAATATTCGGCCAAAGAGTTCATCGTTTTCCTAGCAACAGATTCCTCGCCACACCAATCGACGCTGACAGACTTGCGACCAACTCCTGACGACCTCGTGGCACCTTCCCATTCACCAAGCAAATGTAGCAACAAATCCTTGGTATTAGTAGGTTCATCCAGATTCAGACTCTTATGCAAATTACGAAGGGCAGAAATTCGTGGGACGTCTCTACTAGTCTCGCCAAATTGCTTCACTCGTGCGCGCCGCCACGGTGGAGTAAGATCCATCTCAGCCTCATTtctgttaaatattatttcatttttcttactCGTTATATCTTCCACTTTCTTGTCGAAAGATTCCGACCTAACTGATTCTATAGAGCCTTTCCGGCTTCTTTCCTCCTCTTTCTTCTGCTTCGACATCTTCAACGAGGCGAACATATTCGCGGTACTGGTTTCCGTGTTCCTATCAAAACTACGACTACTATGGAACGTAGTTCCGTTGAGCTTCCTGTGTCTTACTATGCTCGACAATTTCTCTGCAATTTCGTTGCATTCGGTATTTTCAGAAACCAATCCGTTCCTCGAACGAACACCGTTCCTCTTGTCCCTGTCTTCGAGCGGCTTCTTGCTCTGTTCGCCAGTCTCCGAGGAGCTTCCTTCCTCGTTCGAATATCCGCTCGCTCCCGTCGCTATGGATCTCAGACGCtctgataatttaattatttcatcaGCCAAGATGATTTGACTGGCAGGGTCGCCCCTTGACTTCTCCGTGGTGACGCCCTCGGAGGCTCTCCTCTCGAGACCGTAGCTAGGCACCGTCAGGAACGTGCCGTAGCTCTCTCGGGGTGAGCCATCCGTCGCTTCCGACGGCGTGCTGGAGATACTGGCACAAGGCGACGGACTGTGACCTCCTAACGACACTAATTCCTCGTAATCGCGAGTCGAATTCTGTTGAGTCAACACGCACTGAGGAATATCTATGATGTACGGGCTGTCAGGGTGCTCACGCCAGCGCTCCACGAACAGCCTCAGATTGTCCTTGGTCACGTCCAACTCGTCTACGCTGCTCGTTTCCACTCGAGGAATTGGCAGATCCGGAGTCTTCGGCTTCGATATCGTCGCCGTTTGCTCGAcctgctgctgttgctgcgTCGTTGGCTTCTTCACCAACCAACGATGTTCCCTGCAGTGCGTGGCCGACATTCGTTTGCTGAAAGATTGGACAGCTCCTTCGTGAGGATGATCCAGGATCGCCAGGAATTTGTTTCGGATGTTTtgtgtctctctttctctgttgCTTTTtgattctttctctctctctctctctccctctctttctctcttttacaaaaacatatatatatgtgtgtatatatatatatatatatatgtgtgtagaATTTTTGCCTGTTCTCTTCTGAACCGGGAACGTGCAACTCTATATAGATTTTCAACGATGGAAGCGAATGATTTGATAGCGATGATGAGATGGAAACGCGGGGAACACGTGTGAAGCTATAGAACGTGTTTCCTTGAATGAAATTCGAAAATCAGAAGCCAGACAGACGTCCCGAGATCAAGAAACTA includes:
- the LOC126878113 gene encoding uncharacterized protein LOC126878113 isoform X3 is translated as MLAAKVVNTAKKEDKRSVEREVEIMRRLQHPRLIQLYDAIDTGKQIYVILELIEGGELFERVIDDDFVLTERSCAVFMRQICEGIEFVHRQNILHLDLKPENILCLTKEGNRIKIIDFGLAREYDPKKKLQVLFGTPEFVAPEVVNFDQIGYGTDMWSIGVICYVLLSGLSPFMGDTDIETMANVTIAKYDFDHDAFANISEDAKDFIRCLLVKDKDKRMSATHCREHRWLVKKPTTQQQQQVEQTATISKPKTPDLPIPRVETSSVDELDVTKDNLRLFVERWREHPDSPYIIDIPQCVLTQQNSTRDYEELVSLGGHSPSPCASISSTPSEATDGSPRESYGTFLTVPSYGLERRASEGVTTEKSRGDPASQIILADEIIKLSERLRSIATGASGYSNEEGSSSETGEQSKKPLEDRDKRNGVRSRNGLVSENTECNEIAEKLSSIVRHRKLNGTTFHSSRSFDRNTETSTANMFASLKMSKQKKEEERSRKGSIESVRSESFDKKVEDITSKKNEIIFNRNEAEMDLTPPWRRARVKQFGETSRDVPRISALRNLHKSLNLDEPTNTKDLLLHLLGEWEGATRSSGVGRKSVSVDWCGEESVARKTMNSLAEYFQSKQQKSTATNVSSSTSSSIHR
- the LOC126878113 gene encoding uncharacterized protein LOC126878113 isoform X2; the encoded protein is MMILTNSYQLEPSFPYRNVTVRRGVEFKDHYDIESEIGRGKFGTVYRCKEKVSDLMLAAKVVNTAKKEDKRSVEREVEIMRRLQHPRLIQLYDAIDTGKQIYVILELIEGGELFERVIDDDFVLTERSCAVFMRQICEGIEFVHRQNILHLDLKPENILCLTKEGNRIKIIDFGLAREYDPKKKLQVLFGTPEFVAPEVVNFDQIGYGTDMWSIGVICYVLLSGLSPFMGDTDIETMANVTIAKYDFDHDAFANISEDAKDFIRCLLVKDKDKRMSATHCREHRWLVKKPTTQQQQQVEQTATISKPKTPDLPIPRVETSSVDELDVTKDNLRLFVERWREHPDSPYIIDIPQCVLTQQNSTRDYEELVSLGGHSPSPCASISSTPSEATDGSPRESYGTFLTVPSYGLERRASEGVTTEKSRGDPASQIILADEIIKLSERLRSIATGASGYSNEEGSSSETGEQSKKPLEDRDKRNGVRSRNGLVSENTECNEIAEKLSSIVRHRKLNGTTFHSSRSFDRNTETSTANMFASLKMSKQKKEEERSRKGSIESVRSESFDKKVEDITSKKNEIIFNRNEAEMDLTPPWRRARVKQFGETSRDVPRISALRNLHKSLNLDEPTNTKDLLLHLLGEWEGATRSSGVGRKSVSVDWCGEESVARKTMNSLAEYFQSKQQKSTATNVSSSTSSSIHR
- the LOC126878113 gene encoding uncharacterized protein LOC126878113 isoform X1, whose protein sequence is MIRVDETDPVGELEPSFPYRNVTVRRGVEFKDHYDIESEIGRGKFGTVYRCKEKVSDLMLAAKVVNTAKKEDKRSVEREVEIMRRLQHPRLIQLYDAIDTGKQIYVILELIEGGELFERVIDDDFVLTERSCAVFMRQICEGIEFVHRQNILHLDLKPENILCLTKEGNRIKIIDFGLAREYDPKKKLQVLFGTPEFVAPEVVNFDQIGYGTDMWSIGVICYVLLSGLSPFMGDTDIETMANVTIAKYDFDHDAFANISEDAKDFIRCLLVKDKDKRMSATHCREHRWLVKKPTTQQQQQVEQTATISKPKTPDLPIPRVETSSVDELDVTKDNLRLFVERWREHPDSPYIIDIPQCVLTQQNSTRDYEELVSLGGHSPSPCASISSTPSEATDGSPRESYGTFLTVPSYGLERRASEGVTTEKSRGDPASQIILADEIIKLSERLRSIATGASGYSNEEGSSSETGEQSKKPLEDRDKRNGVRSRNGLVSENTECNEIAEKLSSIVRHRKLNGTTFHSSRSFDRNTETSTANMFASLKMSKQKKEEERSRKGSIESVRSESFDKKVEDITSKKNEIIFNRNEAEMDLTPPWRRARVKQFGETSRDVPRISALRNLHKSLNLDEPTNTKDLLLHLLGEWEGATRSSGVGRKSVSVDWCGEESVARKTMNSLAEYFQSKQQKSTATNVSSSTSSSIHR
- the LOC126878157 gene encoding U11/U12 small nuclear ribonucleoprotein 35 kDa protein-like — encoded protein: MVDALQNWSPYAKKYEPLKAGSIDGTDTEPHDKAISRAMQAHYEPPHGLKSKPERTLFVARFGPKITKHDLKEFFSRYGEVVSAKVIVDVVTGLSQGYGFIEMRNEDEARRVIRRCVDATLKGYQIFVDYECGRTLHGWKPRRLGGGFGGKKGSGQLRFGGRDRPFKKPIVPHIIRSNPHHEQHYHYEEPHQYQEHHHQGHQRYYQH